Proteins encoded by one window of Rutidosis leptorrhynchoides isolate AG116_Rl617_1_P2 chromosome 7, CSIRO_AGI_Rlap_v1, whole genome shotgun sequence:
- the LOC139858624 gene encoding uncharacterized protein — protein sequence MDSGGNSGSLQSSSGAEQECDSTYTTTTTTHNHQLLHQPPLPLPIFNNHHIIYNQNQINNLCTPTPPQQQQIVNNLDSVNWSKTLPCFTPVDQPAVTTTNPQPPRNPKKRTRASRRAPTTVLTTDTNNFRAMVQEFTGIPAPPFASSSLFHSRLTPSFDLFAGRPSSSSSTAAAFMMRSTNFDNNLPQQLPPPYKNIINNNNNNILLGPFPQMLQTPLPSSSSLLDSSNLFNTMQQNTSNHSSSLMFMGNPKTAQNNVSSNGYIGNEATRNEDLSGNWEGDGKEASGVKGDHQGFVEPWIGSLD from the coding sequence ATGGATTCAGGTGGCAACAGTGGTAGCTTACAATCATCAAGTGGTGCTGAACAAGAGTGTGACTCAACttacaccaccactaccaccacccatAACCACCAACTACTtcaccaaccaccactaccactaCCTATTTTCAACAACCATCATatcatctacaatcaaaatcagatcaACAACTTGTGTACACCAAccccaccacaacaacaacaaattGTTAACAATCTTGACTCAGTCAACTGGTCAAAAACCCTACCTTGTTTCACTCCGGTTGATCAACCAGCCGTCACAACCACAAACCCTCAGCCGCCAAGAAACCCTAAAAAAAGAACAAGAGCATCAAGAAGAGCACCAACAACTGTTTTAACAACTGATACCAACAACTTTAGAGCCATGGTTCAAGAATTTACAGGCATCCCTGCACCACCCTTTGCTTCATCTTCACtttttcattcaagattaactccaagttttgatctttttgctGGTAgaccatcttcttcatcatccactgCTGCTGCTTTCATGATGAGATCTACCAACTTTGATAACAACTTACCTCAACAACTACCACCaccttataaaaatattattaataataataataataatattcttcttGGCCCATTTCCACAAATGCTTCAAACCCCattaccatcatcatcttcattgttGGATTCAAGTAATCTTTTCAACACCATGCAACAAAATACTAGTAATCACTCATCTTCACTTATGTTTATGGGTAACCCTAAAACCGCACAAAATAATGTTTCTTCAAATGGGTATATTGGTAATGAAGCTACAAGAAATGAGGATCTTTCAGGGAACTGGGAAGGAGATGGTAAGGAAGCATCTGGTGTTAAAGGTGATCATCAAGGGTTTGTTGAACCATGGATTGGTTCATTAGATTGA